One Nostoc sp. UHCC 0302 DNA window includes the following coding sequences:
- a CDS encoding ribonuclease III domain-containing protein has protein sequence MKSKDEELLDGQDEAPEENLSWSQALLAATAQLPQQISLSQLQQISPAALAYLGDAIYELYVRMFYLLPLQRPEKYHRLVVEQVRAETQALHLRSLTPHLRNTELEIVRRGRNAATGRPKRVDPGIYQQATSLETLIGYLYLTDYQRLTELLQILNLEKE, from the coding sequence GTGAAGTCAAAGGACGAAGAGCTATTAGATGGGCAAGATGAAGCTCCGGAAGAGAATTTGTCTTGGAGTCAAGCGCTCTTAGCAGCCACAGCACAATTACCACAACAGATTTCCCTGTCACAACTGCAACAAATTTCTCCCGCGGCTTTAGCTTATTTGGGGGATGCAATTTATGAACTTTATGTTAGGATGTTTTATCTACTACCACTACAGCGACCAGAAAAATACCATCGACTGGTAGTGGAACAGGTAAGAGCAGAAACCCAAGCGCTACACTTGCGATCGCTGACTCCTCATTTGAGGAACACCGAATTAGAAATTGTCCGCCGGGGTCGAAACGCAGCCACAGGACGCCCGAAGCGTGTAGATCCAGGAATTTATCAACAAGCAACAAGTTTAGAAACCTTAATTGGCTACCTATATCTCACCGATTACCAACGCCTAACTGAACTGTTGCAAATACTCAATCTAGAGAAAGAATGA
- the rlmB gene encoding 23S rRNA (guanosine(2251)-2'-O)-methyltransferase RlmB — translation MANHPKKINSSSEQNRGQPIKTKGKRIIADPVRNPRKIDAKPMPGGSRQHRNFSHPSPSPSPQETEDNDLIYGRHPVLSALKNQRSLNRIWITPRLRYDPSFHHLILQAKDHGTVIDEVEPKRLDQITDGANHQGVAAQSTPYEYIELSELIEQAKSVTDPVIIVADGITDPHNLGAIIRTAEAIGAQGLVIPQRRASGITSTVVKVAAGALESFSVARVVNLSRALEQLKEAGFWIYGTAATGSEPLHTVSFSGPIVLVVGSEGEGLGMLTQRSCDVLVSIPLQGKTPSLNASVAAGMALYEIYRQRSLNTHYLDKLQKISLKKA, via the coding sequence ATGGCGAATCACCCAAAAAAAATCAATTCTTCTAGCGAACAGAACCGTGGGCAACCCATAAAAACAAAGGGTAAGCGTATTATTGCTGATCCTGTTCGCAATCCCCGAAAAATAGATGCTAAACCCATGCCTGGCGGTTCGCGTCAACATCGTAATTTCTCCCATCCATCTCCATCTCCATCTCCCCAAGAGACAGAAGATAACGATCTGATCTACGGTCGCCATCCAGTATTGAGTGCGTTGAAAAATCAGCGTAGTCTCAACCGCATCTGGATTACTCCCCGTTTACGCTACGATCCCAGTTTTCACCATCTGATCCTCCAAGCCAAAGATCATGGCACAGTTATTGACGAAGTTGAACCCAAGCGCTTAGATCAAATCACCGATGGGGCAAATCACCAAGGTGTCGCAGCACAAAGTACACCTTACGAATACATCGAATTATCAGAGCTAATTGAACAGGCAAAATCTGTAACTGATCCCGTAATTATAGTGGCTGACGGGATTACTGATCCCCATAACTTGGGAGCAATTATTCGCACTGCTGAAGCAATAGGCGCTCAAGGGTTGGTGATTCCTCAAAGAAGAGCATCCGGAATCACTTCTACTGTTGTGAAAGTGGCAGCAGGTGCTTTAGAAAGCTTTTCTGTGGCTAGAGTAGTTAATCTCAGCCGCGCTTTGGAACAATTGAAAGAAGCAGGCTTTTGGATTTACGGCACTGCTGCAACCGGTAGCGAACCATTGCATACAGTTAGTTTTAGTGGGCCAATCGTTTTAGTAGTTGGTTCTGAAGGCGAAGGTCTGGGTATGTTGACTCAACGCTCCTGCGATGTCTTAGTATCAATCCCCCTTCAAGGCAAGACTCCCAGCCTGAATGCCTCAGTAGCCGCGGGTATGGCGCTTTATGAAATTTATCGCCAGCGATCACTAAATACGCATTATTTAGATAAATTACAAAAAATCTCTTTAAAAAAAGCTTAG
- a CDS encoding DUF1816 domain-containing protein, whose translation MKTIWHNLKEGLINIFDNFGLAWWVEIVTQNPRCTYFFGPFLTSSDAAFASKGYVEDLEFEGAQGIVVSVKRCKPSNLTISDDLGERFDRKAQPAFGGQI comes from the coding sequence ATGAAAACCATTTGGCATAACCTCAAAGAAGGGTTGATTAATATATTCGACAACTTTGGATTGGCTTGGTGGGTAGAGATTGTGACGCAGAATCCCCGTTGCACATACTTCTTCGGGCCATTTCTCACTTCTTCTGATGCAGCATTCGCAAGTAAAGGCTATGTAGAAGATTTAGAATTTGAAGGAGCGCAAGGAATTGTGGTGAGTGTCAAGCGCTGCAAACCTTCTAATTTGACGATTTCTGATGACTTGGGGGAAAGGTTTGACCGCAAAGCCCAGCCTGCCTTTGGCGGTCAAATTTAA
- a CDS encoding alpha/beta hydrolase, which yields MGDRYRNSTTDAKGLNVYIQGQGFPILALHGHPGSGRSLSVFTNHLSKRCKTFAPDLRGYGKSRFNSNFNMADHLTDLEALLDRFEIEKCLVLGWSLGGILAMELALSLPERVTGLVLVATAARPRGSHPPITLQDNLYTGVAALLNYLKPSWQWNIETFAKRSLFRYLIQQHTPTAYEYIAQEAVPAYLKTSPAATRALYSAIQAGYNRLQDLEQIKCPSLVLAGDQDRHITADSSLETAQHLQNCQWQFYPNTAHLFPWEVPQQVLSDIDRWLEEHPQVIGS from the coding sequence ATGGGCGATCGCTATAGGAATAGCACTACTGATGCTAAAGGTCTTAATGTCTACATCCAAGGTCAAGGATTCCCCATATTAGCTTTACATGGTCATCCTGGTTCTGGTCGTAGTCTTTCTGTTTTCACTAATCATTTATCAAAACGCTGCAAAACTTTTGCCCCTGATTTACGTGGCTACGGCAAAAGTCGTTTCAACAGTAATTTTAATATGGCTGACCATTTGACCGACTTAGAAGCTCTGCTAGACCGCTTTGAAATTGAAAAGTGTCTAGTATTGGGATGGTCTCTTGGGGGCATTCTGGCAATGGAACTAGCTTTAAGCTTACCAGAGCGTGTGACTGGGCTGGTTTTGGTGGCAACAGCAGCAAGACCTCGCGGAAGTCATCCTCCGATCACTTTGCAGGATAATTTGTATACTGGTGTTGCTGCCTTATTGAATTATCTAAAACCTAGTTGGCAGTGGAATATTGAAACTTTTGCCAAGCGATCGCTCTTTCGCTACCTAATTCAACAACATACGCCAACAGCGTATGAATATATTGCCCAGGAAGCAGTTCCAGCCTATCTAAAAACTTCTCCTGCGGCTACTCGCGCCCTCTACAGTGCAATTCAAGCCGGATACAACCGACTTCAAGACCTAGAGCAAATTAAATGCCCTAGTCTTGTGCTTGCCGGTGATCAAGACCGCCACATCACAGCGGATTCCAGCCTAGAAACTGCTCAACACCTCCAAAATTGTCAGTGGCAATTCTACCCCAATACCGCCCATCTTTTCCCTTGGGAAGTTCCCCAGCAGGTACTGAGTGATATTGACCGTTGGCTGGAAGAACATCCGCAAGTAATTGGTAGTTAA